GAACTAATTATTAAGCaagatgaaaatgatttagaatattttcgaaatgaCAATGCAAACAAACTTTTTCCATGCAGTGGCTGtgacaaaacatttaaaactaaaataagtcTAATTTTACATCGACGAATTCACACTAGAGGGAAATCTTTTTCATGTGAagattgtgataaatcatttacttcGACAGGCAATTTAACTATCCACAAACgaattcacaccggagaaaaacctttttcatgtgaagattgtgataaatcatttacttcGAAAGGCAGTTTAATTGTCCACAAACGAATTCACacaggagaaaaacctttttcttgtgaagattgtgataaaacattttctcaGAAAATCTGTTTAACTGAACATAAACGAGTTCACacgggagaaaaacctttttcttgtgaatattgtgataaattatttactttgacAGGCCATTTAATTCGACACAAACGAATTCACacaggagaaaaacctttttcttgtgaagattgtgataaaacattttctcaGAAAATCTATTTAActgaacataaacgaattcacacgggagaaaaacctttttcttgtgaagattgtgataaaacatttactcggAGAAGCAATTTATTTGTACACAAACGAATTCACATTAAAGATAAACCTTTTGCAtgtgaattttgtgataaaatatatGGTTGGAAAAACGATTTAATTCGACACAAACGAACTCACAtcggagaaaaacctttttcttgtgatgattgtgataaatcatttacccAGCAATCCAGTTTTATTCTACACAAACGAActcacaccggagaaaaacctttttcttgtgaCGATTGTGAGAAATCATTTATCCATCAAACCAGTTTAAATCGACACAAACGAACTCACACCGGAGAAAAATCTTTTTCTTGTGAcgattgtgataaatcatttacccATCAAACCAGTTTCAATCGACACAAACGAActcacaccggagaaaaacctttttcatgtgaagattgtgataaaacatttacttcgAAAGGCAATTTAATTCTACACAAACGAActcacaccggagaaaaacgTTTTTCTTGTGAAGATTGTGGTAAAACATTTACTTCGACAGGCTATTTAATTATGCACAAACGAATTCACacaggagaaaaacctttttcttgtgaagattgtgataaatcatttacttcgaaaggcaatttaattatgcacaaacgaattcacaccggagaaaaacctttttcttgtgaagattgtgataaaacatttgctTGGAAAAGCTATTTAACTGAACATAAACGAGTtcacactggagaaaaacctttttcttgtgacgattgtgataaatcatttacccAGCAATCCAGTTTAATTCTACACAAACGAActcacaccggagaaaaacctttttcttgtgacaattgtgataaatcatttacccATCAAACCAGTTTAAATCGACACAAACGAATTAAACACTCAGCTTAGaagaaatccaaattttatatgaagataATACTGTAGGAAATAAAGCATTTGACCAAGGTGTAAACTCCTCGTCAGTAGATTTATATGGGAgctggtggaaaatgtttgcctgagtgtactttaaaaagtcatatacatgcgaacttgtgctttttcgatttactcCCATAGGGTGGGAAAGAAGCACCCTACTTCCGGACAACACATTCTCTTTACTTTacattatattgtataaaataaaaaacttgtataaaataaaaaacaaaaaactattgtattttatattatgaacaATTCCCAGCATTTTTTGATtcttcacattttttatttagccTCACTGTTTTCGAGATAagagcatttgaaaaaataaaatgtggaTTTACGCCGAAAACCGATAGtgttgaaaaataaagattatcttGTGGTTCCGgtcaaaaatttagtttgaaattaactagatattgtattttagacgattttaagtatttttattgccgaaaataaagattattttgtggttctggtcaaaaatttgatgtgaaaGCTATAAGACATTTTCTTTCGAACAATTTTTGACCcttgatattttttacttcAACTCGccattttcgatatataagcgtttgaaaaaaaCTCGCCTTTAAGTCTTAATTTCAGCTATACCtacctacattaaaaaaatgtatttttaattattttattttagtttttacacTTATGTATCGAAAAAGGTgagataagataaaaatttgtataccatgtatatatgaaatatcccAAGTAtgtaacacgataactcaaaaacgaaaagagatatcaagatgaatttttttgaaacaagattgttctgaagatgactaacaagttaaaatgtacataaacaaaatattttgatagacaaaatttttttaataaagtggattttaataaaatgcgttaattaatgttaataacttccaaaaattaacgctctcaaactaaaattattaatcttCTCTTTAGAATAACAGAAATATGTTCTGTATTTatgtgcaataatttttttatgtagcaCGAAATTTTTGTCGAATATCAATCGTGACATATACGCATGTATGCCATTGTGAATCGTtttaagacggttctatacacagttttcaatggcgtgaaactttataattttattaagactCTTCTTAAACATTCGTCGGTGgaagaaaatgtttataaagaaaagcggttttccagataaaaatggttaaagttacaattgaatttcaagcactgcgattataccctttactctatcgatttgaaatttggatatgttttaGGTACTCATTTTCGAAAATCTTGTTAATTTgcacaattttcattgttcataCTTAGCTACGTTTTCGTATTCCATTATATATGAATGTGAACAGtggaaattgggaaaattaacaggattttcgaaaaataaaagtaaccagggcaggtagaatatgagtacctatagcatattcaaattttcaattgagtaaagggtataatggcagtgcttgaaattcaaatgtaacttgaaccattcttatctggaaaaccgcttttctttgtaaatatttttttccaccaatgaatatttaagaggagtcttaatgaaattataaagtttcacgccattgaaaaatgtgtatagaaccgtcttaaCTATGGTCACAATGTCATTCAAACTTCCAAGTTCCTACATACTATTGTTGTAAACCGTGCAGAGAATCAACTTGAAACTTATACAGAAGGTGTATTAAATAAACTCATTAATTGGAATAATTAAAATGGGAACTAATGTTCTGGTAAAAGTATTCATGGGCTAGGGCAGCTAATATGGGCAGCTTTTGGTCCTGGGAAGGAGGACAGTTATTTTTTGGTTAGAGGGGGGCAAAATTGAGTAAATTCCACAGTACTTTGGCATATACATGTACTTTAATAacttaatccatttccggttgtccgtttgaatatctgtccgtccgtcaacacgaatactcaaaaacgaaaagagatatcaatttgaaattttttagcttgctcaggacgtaaacagTGAGGTTGAGTGAGGGTCTTGGGTACGTAAAATCCATCTTGTATACCATTAGAGataaatcaaaagtttaaatgtaaacaatgttccttataaaaaaataaagaattagcCACATagaattgatattcccatataatacatactatataatttgcgtcctcatgggtaaacagtgatgtttatgaaaaaatgtttcaaacaaaagttataaggaacattttttacatttaaacttttgttctatctctaacgatttacaa
This genomic interval from Chrysoperla carnea chromosome 1, inChrCarn1.1, whole genome shotgun sequence contains the following:
- the LOC123290777 gene encoding gastrula zinc finger protein XlCGF57.1-like; the protein is MEDISYSFYHIEEPFEENEVIEPVFIKEEIIEEKGEENEQLLTNNYKNIKFEQLHSELIIKQDENDLEYFRNDNANKLFPCSGCDKTFKTKISLILHRRIHTRGKSFSCEDCDKSFTSTGNLTIHKRIHTGEKPFSCEDCDKSFTSKGSLIVHKRIHTGEKPFSCEDCDKTFSQKICLTEHKRVHTGEKPFSCEYCDKLFTLTGHLIRHKRIHTGEKPFSCEDCDKTFSQKIYLTEHKRIHTGEKPFSCEDCDKTFTRRSNLFVHKRIHIKDKPFACEFCDKIYGWKNDLIRHKRTHIGEKPFSCDDCDKSFTQQSSFILHKRTHTGEKPFSCDDCEKSFIHQTSLNRHKRTHTGEKSFSCDDCDKSFTHQTSFNRHKRTHTGEKPFSCEDCDKTFTSKGNLILHKRTHTGEKRFSCEDCGKTFTSTGYLIMHKRIHTGEKPFSCEDCDKSFTSKGNLIMHKRIHTGEKPFSCEDCDKTFAWKSYLTEHKRVHTGEKPFSCDDCDKSFTQQSSLILHKRTHTGEKPFSCDNCDKSFTHQTSLNRHKRIKHSA